In one Myripristis murdjan chromosome 5, fMyrMur1.1, whole genome shotgun sequence genomic region, the following are encoded:
- the rbm12 gene encoding RNA-binding protein 12 gives MAVVIRLQGLPIVAGTMDIRHFFSGLTIPDGGVHIVGGEHGEAFIVFATDEDARLGMMRMGGSIKGSKVSLLLSSKTEMQNMIELSRRRFETGAAAVETAAPTAGNANRQAGPAPIPTVGQPGAGGRSSSHGNQGFGNAQPSVTAASSSQEPQGNKAVASLASVAPSFTNSYSSAPTITTAMASLNSGPPPIPPLPSMPSMPPMPTLPTMPVPPPVSSLPPVPTVSPLSQGPPVPPMSHLPHMSSLPPFNPSLPPPAGLGSGLPLGTPNPMLFNPLSPLASLGLQAHMKAAAAAAATAGGVANPDELFVLLQNLPFSCSEVEVREFFRGLGVEGVRLLRDGQGRPTGRAMVKFFAPQDSFEAVKRGGGMMGQRFIEISPATERQWASINGSTTGLAPHNKSHNSNESQDQHHRGNAGPGAGGRDQRGRSRSPHRQEFCIYLKGLPYEAEKKQIQEFFKNLAIVEDSIYIAYGPNGRATGEGFLEFKTEQDYKTALGAHMQYMGSRFIQVHPISRKGMLEKIDSIRKRSVAQGDGKNQDGSKAPRNCAHITNIPYNVSKKDVRAFLEGVGLYEDSLKVLTDNHGNGLGQAIFQLRTEEDARKAERLHRQKLNGRDAFVHLVTFEQMKEIERNPPPQNKRGQRNQNQNQQNQIQHQPSQPSPQQPQINPFAGMSGEEFNFLRNTMGNLNSAPFVSPFSAPGNGLAGPPPLPPLAAGLGEVSLGVAPPLVAGLPGAPILEPPGFRPGAAGGAPFGQDGLRGLAPFDNTNRKGAGGQNRGGGANSNQSRPGGGAGSGQQVFGPGAEGLRNQPATGGPSNASSQRGTGGPTIVKLQNMPFTVTVDEIMDFFYGYQVLPGSVCLQFSEKGLPTGEAMVAFQSHEEAAAAVMDLNDRPIGARKVKISLG, from the coding sequence ATGGCAGTAGTCATCAGGCTGCAGGGTCTGCCCATAGTGGCCGGCACCATGGACATCAGACACTTCTTTTCTGGCCTCACCATCCCTGACGGGGGCGTGCACATTGTGGGGGGCGAGCACGGCGAGGCCTTCATCGTCTTTGCCACTGATGAGGACGCCCGGCTGGGGATGATGCGTATGGGTGGGTCCATAAAGGGCTCCAAAGTGTCGCTGTTGCTTAGCAGTAAGACAGAGATGCAGAATATGATTGAGCTGAGCCGCCGCAGGTTTGAGACCGGGGCGGCTGCTGTGGAGACAGCCGCACCTACGGCTGGGAATGCCAACCGACAGGCAGGCCCCGCCCCAATACCCACCGTGGGCCAGCCGGGGGCCGGAGGAAGGAGCAGCAGCCATGGTAACCAGGGCTTTGGTAATGCCCAGCCCTCAGTAACAGCAGCAAGCTCATCTCAGGAGCCACAGGGCAACAAGGCGGTGGCCAGCCTTGCCAGCGTCGCACCCAGCTTCACCAACAGCTACAGCTCCGCCCCCACCATCACCACGGCCATGGCCTCACTCAACTCAGGACCTCCACCCATCCCTCCCCTTCCCAGCATGCCCTCTATGCCACCCATGCCCACACTGCCCACCATGCCTGTTCCTCcccctgtctcctccctccctcctgtccctACTGTCTCCCCCCTCTCCCAGGGACCCCCAGTACCTCCCATGTCCCACCTGCCCCACATGTCCTCCCTGCCCCCCTTCaatccctctctgcctcctccagctgGTCTGGGCTCTGGTCTCCCTTTGGGAACCCCCAACCCCATGCTTTTCaaccccctctcccccctgGCCTCACTTGGCCTCCAGGCCCACATGAAggccgccgctgccgccgccgccacagCAGGTGGAGTAGCCAATCCAGACGAGCTGTTTGTCCTCCTGCAAAACCTGCCGTTCTCCTGCTCTGAGGTGGAGGTCAGGGAGTTTTTCCGAGGTCTGGGGGTGGAGGGTGTTCGCCTGCTGAGGGACGGGCAGGGCCGACCGACTGGCAGGGCAATGGTCAAATTCTTTGCACCCCAGGACAGCTTTGAGGCAGTAAAGCGGGGCGGTGGCATGATGGGTCAAAGGTTCATTGAGATTTCTCCAGCAACTGAACGGCAGTGGGCCAGCATCAACGGCAGCACGACAGGCCTTGCCCCTCACAACAAATCGCACAACAGTAATGAGTCACAGGACCAGCATCACCGTGGCAATGCTGGGCCGGGGGCGGGAGGTAGGGATCAGCGTGGGAGGTCACGCTCTCCTCACCGTCAGGAATTCTGCATCTACCTTAAGGGCCTTCCATACGAAGCTGAGAAGAAACAGATCCAGGAGTTCTTCAAGAATCTGGCTATTGTAGAGGACAGTATCTACATTGCTTACGGGCCCAACGGGCGAGCTACAGGAGAAGGATTCCTGGAGTTCAAGACAGAGCAGGATTATAAGACTGCTCTGGGTGCTCACATGCAGTACATGGGGAGCCGCTTCATCCAGGTCCACCCAATCAGTCGTAAGGGAATGCTCGAAAAGATTGACAGCATCCGCAAACGTTCCGTGGCCCAGGGTGATGGCAAGAACCAGGACGGGTCAAAAGCTCCGAGGAACTGCGCCCACATCACTAACATCCCATACAACGTCTCCAAGAAGGATGTCCGCGCCTTCCTGGAGGGAGTGGGGCTCTACGAGGACAGCCTAAAGGTTCTGACAGATAACCACGGCAATGGTTTGGGCCAAGCCATCTTCCAGCTGCGGACAGAGGAGGATGCCCGCAAGGCCGAGAGGCTGCACCGCCAGAAACTCAATGGCCGCGATGCCTTCGTCCACCTTGTCACATTTGAACAGATGAAGGAGATTGAGAGAAATCCTCCTCCACAGAACAAGAGGGGCCAGcggaaccagaaccagaaccagcagaaccagaTCCAGCACCAGCCCAGCCAGCCCAGCCCCCAGCAGCCCCAGATCAATCCATTTGCTGGGATGAGTGGAGAGGAGTTTAACTTTCTTAGGAACACTATGGGTAACCTCAACAGCGCCCCTTTTGTCTCGCCATTCTCAGCTCCAGGGAATGGGCTGGcaggtcctcctcctctccctcctctggcCGCAGGGCTTGGGGAGGTCAGTCTGGGTGTAGCTCCTCCACTAGTAGCTGGTTTACCTGGAGCTCCAATCCTGGAGCCGCCAGGCTTCCgaccaggagctgcaggaggagctccATTCGGCCAGGATGGGCTGAGAGGCCTGGCACCTTTCgacaacacaaacaggaaagGAGCGGGAGGACAGAACCGTGGGGGCGGGGCAAACAGCAACCAGAGTCGCCCAGGGGGTGGGGCAGGAAGCGGACAGCAGGTGTTTGGTCCTGGAGCCGAAGGTCTGCGGAACCAGCCAGCCACCGGCGGGCCCAGCAATGCCAGCAGTCAGCGTGGCACTGGTGGGCCAACCATCGTGAAGCTCCAGAACATGCCCTTCACAGTGACGGTGGATGAGATAATGGACTTCTTCTATGGTTACCAGGTGCTGCCCGGCTCCGTCTGCCTGCAGTTCAGTGAGAAAGGCCTGCCGACAGGTGAGGCCATGGTGGCCTTCCAGAGTCATGAGGAGGCCGCTGCTGCCGTCATGGACCTCAATGATAGACCCATTGGAGCACGCAAGGTCAAAATCAGCCTGGGCTAG